The following proteins are co-located in the Styela clava chromosome 15, kaStyClav1.hap1.2, whole genome shotgun sequence genome:
- the LOC120334026 gene encoding epimerase family protein SDR39U1-like yields MAFNVLIGGGTGFVGQAITRSLKQNGHSVKIISRQSGKPDKISWSSIRENGLPHNTDAVVNVSGAPVINPFRRWTDEYKQEVRNSRLNTNKLLRQAIISSAIKPRVFATISGVGFYPSSKTATYDEESPGGVDEYLAILANDWENEAKLPSDCDAVRQVIVRSGVVLGKGGGLMANLTWPFWLGLGGRYGNGQQFFPWIHIDDIAGIFVHSIENEVSGILNAVSPDIRTNGDFTKEFAGVMRRPAFFTVPAFVIKCTLGDERSPMLLQGQKVIPKRTSESGYKFIHPNLTDALRNIV; encoded by the exons ATGGCGTTTAATGTTTTAATTG GTGGTGGTACGGGTTTTGTCGGCCAAGCAATAACACGTTCATTAAAGCAAAATGGACACTCAGTAAAAATCATCTCAAGACAAAGTGGAAAACCTGATAAAATATCATGG TCTTCAATTCGAGAAAATGGACTTCCTCACAACACAGATGCTGTGGTCAATGTCAGTGGAGCACCAGTTATAAATCCTTTTAGAAG ATGGACTGATGAATACAAGCAAGAG GTACGAAACAGTCGACTCAATACAAACAAGTTGTTGAGACAAGCTATTATTTCATCTGCAATAAAGCCGAGGGTATTTGCTACTATATCAGGAGTTG GTTTTTATCCATCCAGCAAAACAGCAACTTATGATGAAGAAAGTCCAGGTGGTGTAGATGAATATCTTGCAATACTTGCCAATGACTGGGAAAATGAGGCAAAACTGCCTTCTGACTGTGATGCAGTGAGACAAGTAATTGTGCGATCCG GTGTTGTGTTGGGTAAAGGAGGAGGACTAATGGCAAATCTCACATGGCCATTCTGGTTGGGATTGGGTGGACGATATGGCAATGGACAACAATTTTTCCCTTGGATTCACATTGATGATATTGCAGGAATATTTGTTCATTCAATAGAAAATGAAGTGTCTGGGATTTTGAATGCTGTATCTCCTGATATTCGCACAAATGGGGATTTCACTAAAGAATTTGCGGGGGTTATGAGACGACCAGCTTTCTTTACAGTTCCTGCTTTTGTCATCAAATGCACTCTCGGTGATGAGAGAAGTCCGATGCTTCTACAGGGGCAGAAAGTTATTCCTAAACGAACTTCAGAGTCTGGTTATAAATTTATTCATCCTAATTTGACTGATGCATTAAGAAACATTGTCTGA
- the LOC120333630 gene encoding phospholipid-transporting ATPase ID-like isoform X1 → MGDCFPEKVPEETRYITANDPEYNAQFNYKKNKIITSRYTVLTFLPLNLFQQFQRVANAYFLMLLILQLIPAISSLSPITTIIPLVVVLSVTAVKDAVDDFHRHQSDDEINNRKTLTLRNGKLEEVKWMDSCVGDLVKLENNQFVTADILLLSSSDENNLVYIETAELDGETNLKVKQAIPDTGMIGDDIRELSKFNGEITCESPNEILHKFGGKMQWNDQEYPLDNEKILLRGCRVRNTDWCIGIVIFAGPDTKLMMNTGKTILKRTSIDRLMNTLVWMIFGFLLTLATTCAIGNTIWESQIGIKFTLYQPWEDYITNIYMSGFLAFWSYIIILNTVVPISLYVSVEVIRLMQSWFIDWDRQMYYGKKDLPAHARTTTLNEELGQIEYIFSDKTGTLTQNVMVFKKCSINGKSYGSLYDNQGNRIQPDETTPIVDLSFNSYYERKFVFHDQDLVDKMRSDDEHCHNFFRLVALCHTVMPEIKEDESLVYQAQSPDENALVSAARNFGFVFVSRTFNTITVKEMGNDVEYEVLAILDFDNVRKRMSVIVRSPDGQITLFCKGADSVIYERLKADENAEMNDLTSEHLEDFATDGLRTLCLAMKKLDPEVYDVWKIRHQEALTAIDDRDDMLAAVYEEIERDMTLLGATAIEDKLQDGVPETIANLTRANIKIWVLTGDKQETAINIGYSCNMLTEDMKDVFVISTGSLEEVRESIESALSDIRDTSANQNDVQGTTSTEEFVSVSNSANTMLNEDAKYGLVINGYSLAHALLPELEELFLELATFCSTVICCRVTPLQKAQVVELVKKYKSAVTLSIGDGANDVSMIKAAHIGVGISGEEGTQAVLSSDFSFGQFRYLERLLLVHGRWSYMRMCKFLGYFFYKNFAFTLVHFWYAFFCGFQAQSIYDAWLVTLYNVVYTSMPIIVLALLDQDLNDAYCIRFPKLYLPGQKNEGFNKKIFFLSIVRGILTSLVLFFFTYGAFHTNSATDGADITNVQSVGTVIATSLIIIVNLKVGMDTQYWTPINHFFVWGSIAIFFVMSFALYSDGLFYLSPETFPYIGAARNTMNDGNMWFTVLLTTTVCVLPELAIKLFYEMLYPSYNEEILKKQVKDRKLRKKKTKSSTLSELAKFKDHFLIKRKGSNRPRSGYAFSHEKGFGDLITTGRMSMRNKSQSAHGTPKSENRSEHIPVTEELHEATNAENIPKNGDITQKGVQNSDSYHTAVSDSNKKQEHPTETYRKLAE, encoded by the exons AGGAAACAAGATATATCACAGCCAATGATCCTGAATACAATGCTCAATTCAACTATAAG aaAAACAAGATCATCACATCAAGATACACCGTTCTCACTTTTCTAcctttgaatttatttcaacaatttcaAAGAGTTGCAAATGCTTATTTTTTGATGCTTTTGATTCTCCAG tTAATTCCTGCAATATCTTCATTGAGTCCCATAACAACAATTATTCCGTTAGTTGTTGTATTATCTGTGACAGCCGTTAAAGACGCTGTAGATGATTTT cATAGACATCAAAGTGATGACGAAATAAACAACAGAAAAACATTGACCTTAAGAAATGGCAA attggAAGAAGTAAAATGGATGGACAGCTGTGTTGGTGATTTagtaaaattagaaaataatcaatttgtgACA GCTGACATACTTTTACTATCAAGCAGTGATGAAAATAATCTTGTTTATATTGAAACTGCTGAACTTGATGG aGAAACAAATTTGAAAGTGAAGCAGGCAATACCGGATACTGGAATGATTGGAGATGACATCAGGGAACTATCCAAATTCAATG GTGAAATAACTTGTGAATCTCCAAATGAAATTCTTCATAAATTTGGTGGTAAAATGCAATGGAACGACCAGGAATATCCTTTGGACAATGAAAAGATTCTTCTCAGAGGATGCAGAGTTAGAAATACTGATTGGTGCATTGGAATTGTCATTTTCGCTGGACCCGACACGAAGCTTATGATGAATACAG GAAAAACTATTTTGAAGAGAACGAGTATTGATAGATTGATGAATACATTAGTTTGGATG ATTTTTGGATTTCTTCTCACACTCGCAACAACCTGTGCAATTGGGAACACAATATGGGAATCACAAATTGGAATT AAATTCACACTTTACCAACCTTGGGAAGATTATATCACAAATATATACATGTCAGGATTTCTTGCTTTTTGGTCATATATTATTATTCTCAACACAGTTGTGCCTATATCATTATACGTAAG CGTGGAAGTTATCCGTCTTATGCAATCATGGTTTATAGACTGGGATAGACAGATGTATTATGGCAAGAAGGATCTGCCTGCCCATGCAAGGACGACTACTCTGAATGAG GAACTGGGacaaatagaatatattttctCTGACAAAACTGGTACCTTAACTCAGAATGTCatggtttttaaaaaatgttcgatCAACGGAAAAAGTTATGGAAGTTTGTACGATAACCAAGGAAACAGGATTCAACCAGACGAG ACAACTCCAATCGTTGATCTATCTTTCAACTCATATTACGAGAGAAAATTTGTCTTCCATGACCAAGACCTCGTTGATAAAATGCGATCTGATGATGAACATTGCCATAATTTCTTCAGACTAGTCGCCCTGTGTCATACTGTAATGCCGGAGATAAAGGAAGACG AAAGTCTCGTCTACCAGGCTCAATCTCCTGATGAAAATGCTCTTGTTTCTGCAGCAAGGAATTTTGGATTTGTTTTCGTATCGAGGACTTTTAACACGATCACTGTGAAAGAGATGG GAAATGACGTTGAATATGAAGTCCTTGCCATCCTTGATTTTGACAACGTAAGAAAAAGGATGTCCGTAATTGTTAGAAGTCCTGACG GTCAAATCACTCTATTCTGTAAAGGAGCAGATTCAGTTATTTATGAAAGATTAAAAGCTGATGAAAATGCAGAAATGAACGATCTAACTTCTGAACATTTGGAAGATTTTGCCACTGACGGTCTCAGAACACTTTGTCTTGCAATGAAGAAACTGGATCCGGAAGTGTACGATG TTTGGAAAATTCGTCATCAAGAAGCTTTAACTGCAATTGACGATCGAGATGACATGTTGGCAGCGGTTTATGAAGAAATTGAGAGAGACATGACGTTACTTGGAGCAACTGCTATAGAAGATAAATTACAG GATGGAGTACCAGAAACGATTGCTAATCTAACTCGTGCAAATATCAAGATCTGGGTTCTGACAGGAGATAAACAGGAGACTGCAATTAATATCGGTTACTCTTGCAATATGTTGACTGAAGACATGAAAGATGTTTTTGTAATCAGTACTGGCTCTTTGGAGGAA GTACGAGAGAGTATAGAGAGTGCCCTCAGTGATATCAGGGATACGTCAGCGAATCAAAATGATGTTCAAGGAACGACAAGTACAGAG GAATTTGTATCAGTATCCAACAGTGCAAACACAATGCTGAATGAAGATGCAAAATATGGACTCGTCATTAATGGATATAGTTTG gcaCATGCGTTGCTTCCTGAGCTTGAAGAATTATTCTTGGAGTTGGCGACATTCTGCTCCACAGTAATCTGTTGTAGAGTGACTCCATTACAGAAAGCTCAAGTTGTTGAACTcgtcaaaaaatataaaagtgcGGTCACTTTGTCGATTGGTGATGGAGCTAATGATGTCAGTATGATAAAAG ctGCCCACATTGGAGTTGGAATCAGTGGAGAGGAAGGAACGCAAGCTGTGTTGTCATCCGATTTTTCATTTGGTCAATTCAG GTATCTTGAAAGACTTTTACTGGTTCATGGTCGTTGGTCTTATATGAGAATGTGCAAATTTCTCGGATattttttctacaaaaatttTGCCTTCACACTCGTGCATTTCTGGTATGCATTTTTCTGTGGATTTCAAGCGCAg TCGATATACGACGCATGGTTGGTGACATTATACAACGTCGTTTATACTTCTATGCCAATTATCGTGTTGGCACTGCTGGACCAG GACTTGAATGATGCATACTGTATACGATTCCCTAAATTATATTTACCGGGTCAGAAGAATGAAGGatttaacaagaaaattttctttctaag tattGTCCGAGGAATTCTGACATCACTTGTATTGTTCTTCTTCACCTATGGAGCTTTTCACACTAACAGTGCAACAGATGGAGCAGACATTACTAATGTACAAAGTGTTGGAACTGTTATTGCAACGAGTCTCATTATTATCGTGAATTTGAAA gtTGGTATGGACACTCAGTACTGGACACcaattaatcatttttttgtttggggAAGCATTGCCATATTTTTTGTGATGTCATTTGCCTTGTACAGTGATGGTTTGTTCTACTTGTCCCCTGAAACTTTTCCTTATATTG GAGCTGCCAGGAACACAATGAATGATGGTAACATGTGGTTCACAGTACTCTTGACAACTACTGTTTGCGTTCTACCTGAACTTGCAATCAAATTGTTCTATGAAATGCTTTACCCTAGCTATAATGAGGAG ATTTTAAAGAAACAAGTCAAGGATAGAAAACTGCGTAAAAAGAAAACTAAATCATCAACACTCAGTGAGTTAGCAAAATTCAAAGATCATTTCTTGATTAAAAGAAAAGGATCAAATCGCCCCCGTTCGGGATACGCATTTTCACATGAAAAAGGCTTTGGAGACTTGATCACAACAGGACGTATGAGCATGAGAAATAAGAGCCAAAGTGCTCATGGTACTCCAAAAAGTGAGAACCGTTCTGAACACATACCAGTTACTGAAGAACTTCATGAAGCAACAAATGCAGAAAATATCCCTAAAAATGGAGACATTACCCAAAAGGGGGTACAAAATTCTGATTCATATCATACAGCTGTTTCTGATAGcaataaaaaacaagaacatCCGACTGAAACATACAGGAAATTGGCAGAATAA
- the LOC120333630 gene encoding phospholipid-transporting ATPase ID-like isoform X2, whose protein sequence is MGDCFPEKVPEETRYITANDPEYNAQFNYKKNKIITSRYTVLTFLPLNLFQQFQRVANAYFLMLLILQLIPAISSLSPITTIIPLVVVLSVTAVKDAVDDFHRHQSDDEINNRKTLTLRNGKLEEVKWMDSCVGDLVKLENNQFVTADILLLSSSDENNLVYIETAELDGETNLKVKQAIPDTGMIGDDIRELSKFNGEITCESPNEILHKFGGKMQWNDQEYPLDNEKILLRGCRVRNTDWCIGIVIFAGPDTKLMMNTGKTILKRTSIDRLMNTLVWMIFGFLLTLATTCAIGNTIWESQIGIKFTLYQPWEDYITNIYMSGFLAFWSYIIILNTVVPISLYVSVEVIRLMQSWFIDWDRQMYYGKKDLPAHARTTTLNEELGQIEYIFSDKTGTLTQNVMVFKKCSINGKSYGSLYDNQGNRIQPDETTPIVDLSFNSYYERKFVFHDQDLVDKMRSDDEHCHNFFRLVALCHTVMPEIKEDESLVYQAQSPDENALVSAARNFGFVFVSRTFNTITVKEMGNDVEYEVLAILDFDNVRKRMSVIVRSPDGQITLFCKGADSVIYERLKADENAEMNDLTSEHLEDFATDGLRTLCLAMKKLDPEVYDVWKIRHQEALTAIDDRDDMLAAVYEEIERDMTLLGATAIEDKLQDGVPETIANLTRANIKIWVLTGDKQETAINIGYSCNMLTEDMKDVFVISTGSLEEVRESIESALSDIRDTSANQNDVQGTTSTEEFVSVSNSANTMLNEDAKYGLVINGYSLAHALLPELEELFLELATFCSTVICCRVTPLQKAQVVELVKKYKSAVTLSIGDGANDVSMIKAAHIGVGISGEEGTQAVLSSDFSFGQFRYLERLLLVHGRWSYMRMCKFLGYFFYKNFAFTLVHFWYAFFCGFQAQTVYDEKFVASYNVIYSSFPIICIGLFEQDLNDAYCIRFPKLYLPGQKNEGFNKKIFFLSIVRGILTSLVLFFFTYGAFHTNSATDGADITNVQSVGTVIATSLIIIVNLKVGMDTQYWTPINHFFVWGSIAIFFVMSFALYSDGLFYLSPETFPYIGAARNTMNDGNMWFTVLLTTTVCVLPELAIKLFYEMLYPSYNEEILKKQVKDRKLRKKKTKSSTLSELAKFKDHFLIKRKGSNRPRSGYAFSHEKGFGDLITTGRMSMRNKSQSAHGTPKSENRSEHIPVTEELHEATNAENIPKNGDITQKGVQNSDSYHTAVSDSNKKQEHPTETYRKLAE, encoded by the exons AGGAAACAAGATATATCACAGCCAATGATCCTGAATACAATGCTCAATTCAACTATAAG aaAAACAAGATCATCACATCAAGATACACCGTTCTCACTTTTCTAcctttgaatttatttcaacaatttcaAAGAGTTGCAAATGCTTATTTTTTGATGCTTTTGATTCTCCAG tTAATTCCTGCAATATCTTCATTGAGTCCCATAACAACAATTATTCCGTTAGTTGTTGTATTATCTGTGACAGCCGTTAAAGACGCTGTAGATGATTTT cATAGACATCAAAGTGATGACGAAATAAACAACAGAAAAACATTGACCTTAAGAAATGGCAA attggAAGAAGTAAAATGGATGGACAGCTGTGTTGGTGATTTagtaaaattagaaaataatcaatttgtgACA GCTGACATACTTTTACTATCAAGCAGTGATGAAAATAATCTTGTTTATATTGAAACTGCTGAACTTGATGG aGAAACAAATTTGAAAGTGAAGCAGGCAATACCGGATACTGGAATGATTGGAGATGACATCAGGGAACTATCCAAATTCAATG GTGAAATAACTTGTGAATCTCCAAATGAAATTCTTCATAAATTTGGTGGTAAAATGCAATGGAACGACCAGGAATATCCTTTGGACAATGAAAAGATTCTTCTCAGAGGATGCAGAGTTAGAAATACTGATTGGTGCATTGGAATTGTCATTTTCGCTGGACCCGACACGAAGCTTATGATGAATACAG GAAAAACTATTTTGAAGAGAACGAGTATTGATAGATTGATGAATACATTAGTTTGGATG ATTTTTGGATTTCTTCTCACACTCGCAACAACCTGTGCAATTGGGAACACAATATGGGAATCACAAATTGGAATT AAATTCACACTTTACCAACCTTGGGAAGATTATATCACAAATATATACATGTCAGGATTTCTTGCTTTTTGGTCATATATTATTATTCTCAACACAGTTGTGCCTATATCATTATACGTAAG CGTGGAAGTTATCCGTCTTATGCAATCATGGTTTATAGACTGGGATAGACAGATGTATTATGGCAAGAAGGATCTGCCTGCCCATGCAAGGACGACTACTCTGAATGAG GAACTGGGacaaatagaatatattttctCTGACAAAACTGGTACCTTAACTCAGAATGTCatggtttttaaaaaatgttcgatCAACGGAAAAAGTTATGGAAGTTTGTACGATAACCAAGGAAACAGGATTCAACCAGACGAG ACAACTCCAATCGTTGATCTATCTTTCAACTCATATTACGAGAGAAAATTTGTCTTCCATGACCAAGACCTCGTTGATAAAATGCGATCTGATGATGAACATTGCCATAATTTCTTCAGACTAGTCGCCCTGTGTCATACTGTAATGCCGGAGATAAAGGAAGACG AAAGTCTCGTCTACCAGGCTCAATCTCCTGATGAAAATGCTCTTGTTTCTGCAGCAAGGAATTTTGGATTTGTTTTCGTATCGAGGACTTTTAACACGATCACTGTGAAAGAGATGG GAAATGACGTTGAATATGAAGTCCTTGCCATCCTTGATTTTGACAACGTAAGAAAAAGGATGTCCGTAATTGTTAGAAGTCCTGACG GTCAAATCACTCTATTCTGTAAAGGAGCAGATTCAGTTATTTATGAAAGATTAAAAGCTGATGAAAATGCAGAAATGAACGATCTAACTTCTGAACATTTGGAAGATTTTGCCACTGACGGTCTCAGAACACTTTGTCTTGCAATGAAGAAACTGGATCCGGAAGTGTACGATG TTTGGAAAATTCGTCATCAAGAAGCTTTAACTGCAATTGACGATCGAGATGACATGTTGGCAGCGGTTTATGAAGAAATTGAGAGAGACATGACGTTACTTGGAGCAACTGCTATAGAAGATAAATTACAG GATGGAGTACCAGAAACGATTGCTAATCTAACTCGTGCAAATATCAAGATCTGGGTTCTGACAGGAGATAAACAGGAGACTGCAATTAATATCGGTTACTCTTGCAATATGTTGACTGAAGACATGAAAGATGTTTTTGTAATCAGTACTGGCTCTTTGGAGGAA GTACGAGAGAGTATAGAGAGTGCCCTCAGTGATATCAGGGATACGTCAGCGAATCAAAATGATGTTCAAGGAACGACAAGTACAGAG GAATTTGTATCAGTATCCAACAGTGCAAACACAATGCTGAATGAAGATGCAAAATATGGACTCGTCATTAATGGATATAGTTTG gcaCATGCGTTGCTTCCTGAGCTTGAAGAATTATTCTTGGAGTTGGCGACATTCTGCTCCACAGTAATCTGTTGTAGAGTGACTCCATTACAGAAAGCTCAAGTTGTTGAACTcgtcaaaaaatataaaagtgcGGTCACTTTGTCGATTGGTGATGGAGCTAATGATGTCAGTATGATAAAAG ctGCCCACATTGGAGTTGGAATCAGTGGAGAGGAAGGAACGCAAGCTGTGTTGTCATCCGATTTTTCATTTGGTCAATTCAG GTATCTTGAAAGACTTTTACTGGTTCATGGTCGTTGGTCTTATATGAGAATGTGCAAATTTCTCGGATattttttctacaaaaatttTGCCTTCACACTCGTGCATTTCTGGTATGCATTTTTCTGTGGATTTCAAGCGCAg ACAGTTTATGATGAAAAATTTGTGGCTTCCTACAACGTTATATATTCTTCATTTCCCATAATATGTATTGGCTTATTTGAGCAG GACTTGAATGATGCATACTGTATACGATTCCCTAAATTATATTTACCGGGTCAGAAGAATGAAGGatttaacaagaaaattttctttctaag tattGTCCGAGGAATTCTGACATCACTTGTATTGTTCTTCTTCACCTATGGAGCTTTTCACACTAACAGTGCAACAGATGGAGCAGACATTACTAATGTACAAAGTGTTGGAACTGTTATTGCAACGAGTCTCATTATTATCGTGAATTTGAAA gtTGGTATGGACACTCAGTACTGGACACcaattaatcatttttttgtttggggAAGCATTGCCATATTTTTTGTGATGTCATTTGCCTTGTACAGTGATGGTTTGTTCTACTTGTCCCCTGAAACTTTTCCTTATATTG GAGCTGCCAGGAACACAATGAATGATGGTAACATGTGGTTCACAGTACTCTTGACAACTACTGTTTGCGTTCTACCTGAACTTGCAATCAAATTGTTCTATGAAATGCTTTACCCTAGCTATAATGAGGAG ATTTTAAAGAAACAAGTCAAGGATAGAAAACTGCGTAAAAAGAAAACTAAATCATCAACACTCAGTGAGTTAGCAAAATTCAAAGATCATTTCTTGATTAAAAGAAAAGGATCAAATCGCCCCCGTTCGGGATACGCATTTTCACATGAAAAAGGCTTTGGAGACTTGATCACAACAGGACGTATGAGCATGAGAAATAAGAGCCAAAGTGCTCATGGTACTCCAAAAAGTGAGAACCGTTCTGAACACATACCAGTTACTGAAGAACTTCATGAAGCAACAAATGCAGAAAATATCCCTAAAAATGGAGACATTACCCAAAAGGGGGTACAAAATTCTGATTCATATCATACAGCTGTTTCTGATAGcaataaaaaacaagaacatCCGACTGAAACATACAGGAAATTGGCAGAATAA